The Chthoniobacterales bacterium genome includes the window AGCGAGGTCGATTTTCCGGAACCGGTCGGCCCGGTCACGAGAATGATCCCGTTCGGCTGGTTGAGGAGCGCTTTCATGATGCGCGTTTGCGCCGGGCTAAGATCGAGACGCTCGAAACCGAAGGACTGCTGTTGGTCCCGGCTGAGCAAACGCAAGCTGATGGACTCGCCGTTCACGGTCGGAATCGTCGAGACGCGGACGTCGATCTTCTGTTCGTGGGCCTCCAAATTGATCCGGCCATCCTGCGGCAGACGACGCTCGGCGATATCCATGTGCGCCATGACTTTCAGGCGCGAAATAATGGCCGATTGGAGGAGGCGCAGCTGCGGCGGGACCGCGACTTCATGGAGAATTCCGTCGATCCGATAACGGATCCGAAGGTCCCCCTCGAGCGGCTCCACGTGAATATCGGTCGCGCGCTCCAGGATGGCTTCACGGATGATCTGGTTCACGAACTTCACCACCGACGCTTCCGGATCGTCCGCGTTCAGGTCGGTTGCGCTTTCAATATCCTGTGAGTTTTCGAACGACCGGTTCGTCTTGAGAATTTCATCGAACGTTTCCGCGCCCACGCCGTAAACGGTTTTCATAGCGCGCAAAATCTGCGCGCGCGGCACCAGCACCCATTCGACCGGCCGTTTCAAAAGCTGGGAGGCAAGCTGACGCCCAACGGAATTAAACAAATCGTAGGTCGCGAGCACGACCGTTTTGTCCCTGGTTTCGATCGGCAGGATGTGGTGCTGAAAAACAAAGCGGCTCGGGAGGAGCGACAACACCGGGCGCTCGATTCGTTTCGTGTCGATCGAGATCACCGGGACCTGGAAATAGTTTCCGATCGCCTCAAGGAAACGCTGTTCGTCCACCTTGCCGGAATCGAGTACCTGGTTGGTCCACGATCCGCCGTTGAGGTTCGAGGAAAGCTCGATGGCCTCTTCGCGCGAGGGGACGCCGCTCGCCAGGAGAAGGTTTACGAGAGAATTACTGACCGCTGTGTTCACTGGTTAATCTTACGCGCAAGAGGTGCAATTGTCATCAGGATCGACATCTTGCTGCTTTTCCGGTTAAATCGGCGGCCTATGAAAACCCTCATTGTTTCCTTGGCAATCTTCGCTCTCTCCCTAACCACTCTTCCCGCCAAAGATGGCGAGTTTAAGAGCATGATCATTCCCGATAACGGTGCCGACGTGCGAATCAGTCTTGCCTCCAAGGAATGGATGAAGATCACAAATTTTACTCAGAATGATACGGGCTCTTCCCCTGCCCGGTCTGCCGGGGTCGCCGTCTTCAATGGAACGGACGGCATGTGGGTCCTTTTCGCCACAAATCCCACGGCGTTTACGCCCCACGAAGATATGTTCATCGCGGGTCCGGCGACAGTTGTTGTAGTACCCCAGCCGGGCGCGATCGTTTTCATGACGTATCAACGCGGATCAGATTAGCGCAGCGGATTAGCCGCCGGCGCTATTTCATCCCTGGCATATCGGGTCCCGGGAGCACGATCTCCTTATCCTCGCTGGGGGCCGGACAATCCGGACAATCCTGGTCGATCTCCGGACCAAAATGCATTTTGTCTTCGTGTTTCTGCCGCAGCCGATGAAGATCGAGTTTCGTCAGGGCGACTTCCGGTTGCATGAGAATAATGAGCTCGGTCCGATCTTTTGTCTCCCTCGTGTTCCTAAAAATGCCCCCGATGACTGGAATTCGGCTCAGCACTGGAATGCCGGTTTTGTCTTTACGCTTATTCTCTTGAATTAACCCGCCAAGGACAATGCAGGAGCCATTTGCCGCCGCCACGGTCGTCTTGATATAACGCGTTGCGATGTTCGGAATTGGGTTTCCATCGATGGAGGTAGAGCCCTGGAGGTTGTCCAGTTTCTGAAGGATATCGAGCGAGACTTCCTTCTCGGAGTTGATCAAGGGCACTACTTCGAGTTGGAGGGCAACCTTCTTGAATTGAACGCTGGAGAAAGTCTGGCCAACGTTAAACGAGGAATTTACCGGCACCGGAACTTCGGTCCCGGAAGCGATAATCGCCTTCTTGTTGTTGCTCGTGAAAACCATCGGGCGTGAGATCACCTTGAAACGCCCGGTCGCATCGAGCATTTTAACGATCATTTTCAGACCAAAGCCGGTCGAAAGGAAAACATTAGTCCCGCCCGTGGCCGCAGCTTCGGCCAGCTGGGTAAAGTTCTGCAGCGTGCCCGGCTCGGAAATCGGTGCATTCAGAAGAGTGCCGCGAGAGAAGCCGGCGACGCCACCGTCATGGTTGGGCCCCGGAATGCCGACTTTCTGCTGGAAATAATCGACCCCAAACTGTTGATCGGAATTCAGGGTCAGCTCGCCAATGACCGTGCTTAGGGCCACCTGCGGCGCCTTGATGTCCATCTCGTCGAGAATTTTCATTATCTTGACCACAACCTCGCGATTTCCGAGGACGATGATGGAATTCGCCCTTTGGTCGGCGATAATCTTGGAGTTGCCAATCGTGACAGCCTTGGGCGTGGTATCGACCGCCTGGGTGGAAAGTTCTTCCGAGAAACCCTGGCTTCCTCCGCCGCTACTGCCAAAGCCGGAGTCGAACCCGCTACTGCTGTTGCTGGTGTTCCGCGGTACATTGCGCTGGGCTTGCTGCTGCGGCGCCGCCGGGTTGGAAGCATCCGCTCCCTGGCCCTGATTGGCGCCCGGCTCAGTCAGTGCTTGAACCAGCACCGGCAGGATGTCGGCCGCGCTGATGTAGCGCAGAGGCCGCGTCACCGGTTTGCCGAACTCAACGTTGGCATCGAACTCCGCAATCAATTTTCGGATAAATGGCATGTTGACCGGCCGGGTGATGACATGAATTCGGTTTGTCCGCACGTCCGCCGCAATCTTGATCTTGCCGACCACGATTGAATCCTCCGAGAGCCCGGCGAGCCCGCCCAGATCCCCTTCAATGGTCACCTGGGGCGGCACCCCGGGGATGTTCGCCCGTCCCGGTGGCCGTACTCCTGGCTGGGCAGGGTTTGCTGCGGGCGCGGTTGCGGGCGTGTTCCCCTTGTCGAAAACATCTTTGAGCGCCTCAACCACTTTGGTGGCATCGGCCCGTTCGAGTTTGATGAATTCACTCACGACCTGGGCAGGTGGGACGTCGATCTGGTCGATGATGTGAGTGAGCATCCGGATCACGCTCGAGTTTTCCGTGATGAGAATGGCGCCGGATTTTGGCAGGGCCAAAAATGAGGTGTAGGTCTGCGGCGGCGAAAGATACTGCCCGAGCACCTGCTGGAGCTCGACCGGATCGGCGTAATGGAGCCGGAAAAGATAACTCACGACGTGGTCGCCCGACGGAATGTCGGATTCGTCGGAAATGATCGGGACGCCGGCATTGCGCGGGCTGCGTCCAGTACCGATTACCTTCACAATTTCATCCCCGGCCGGCACGAGGGAATAGCCGTTCATGAGCAAATTCATCTCGATGATCTTGATGGCCTCATCTTTGGGGACCGGTTTGGCCAGGAAGATGTTGACCTTGCCCTGGACGAAGTTGTCCATGATGAGCTTTTTGCCAGTGAGCGTTTCGTACAGCCGAAGCACGTCGGCGACATCGCTATTCGGATATTGAAGAGTAACCGTCTTCTCCACGGGGACGGTGGCTGGCGGCGGAGGTTGGGGCGCCAGGTTTGGCGCCGGAGCGG containing:
- a CDS encoding secretin N-terminal domain-containing protein produces the protein MPTAAPQTVAQAPASNPQKPAAPPNTAPAPAPNLAPQPPPPATVPVEKTVTLQYPNSDVADVLRLYETLTGKKLIMDNFVQGKVNIFLAKPVPKDEAIKIIEMNLLMNGYSLVPAGDEIVKVIGTGRSPRNAGVPIISDESDIPSGDHVVSYLFRLHYADPVELQQVLGQYLSPPQTYTSFLALPKSGAILITENSSVIRMLTHIIDQIDVPPAQVVSEFIKLERADATKVVEALKDVFDKGNTPATAPAANPAQPGVRPPGRANIPGVPPQVTIEGDLGGLAGLSEDSIVVGKIKIAADVRTNRIHVITRPVNMPFIRKLIAEFDANVEFGKPVTRPLRYISAADILPVLVQALTEPGANQGQGADASNPAAPQQQAQRNVPRNTSNSSSGFDSGFGSSGGGSQGFSEELSTQAVDTTPKAVTIGNSKIIADQRANSIIVLGNREVVVKIMKILDEMDIKAPQVALSTVIGELTLNSDQQFGVDYFQQKVGIPGPNHDGGVAGFSRGTLLNAPISEPGTLQNFTQLAEAAATGGTNVFLSTGFGLKMIVKMLDATGRFKVISRPMVFTSNNKKAIIASGTEVPVPVNSSFNVGQTFSSVQFKKVALQLEVVPLINSEKEVSLDILQKLDNLQGSTSIDGNPIPNIATRYIKTTVAAANGSCIVLGGLIQENKRKDKTGIPVLSRIPVIGGIFRNTRETKDRTELIILMQPEVALTKLDLHRLRQKHEDKMHFGPEIDQDCPDCPAPSEDKEIVLPGPDMPGMK
- a CDS encoding GspE/PulE family protein, with the protein product MNTAVSNSLVNLLLASGVPSREEAIELSSNLNGGSWTNQVLDSGKVDEQRFLEAIGNYFQVPVISIDTKRIERPVLSLLPSRFVFQHHILPIETRDKTVVLATYDLFNSVGRQLASQLLKRPVEWVLVPRAQILRAMKTVYGVGAETFDEILKTNRSFENSQDIESATDLNADDPEASVVKFVNQIIREAILERATDIHVEPLEGDLRIRYRIDGILHEVAVPPQLRLLQSAIISRLKVMAHMDIAERRLPQDGRINLEAHEQKIDVRVSTIPTVNGESISLRLLSRDQQQSFGFERLDLSPAQTRIMKALLNQPNGIILVTGPTGSGKSTSLYCFLSSINSVQRRIITIEEPVEYRLPGVSQIDVKPEIDLTFAKGLRHILRQDPNVVMVGEIRDVETADIAIRAAMTGHLVFSTLHTNDAVGGITRLIDMDVEPFLLASVVKAFLAQRLVRTICPDCREAVEYPSEYLNEIGATIASGTRLYRGAGCENCRQTGYQGRMAIYEICVITEPLKRLIMQKRDGGELKQCAIREGMITLRQDGWRRVLEGKTTIEEVLRVTQTDEMMAETELHSVPATVGETPMVLA